Proteins encoded together in one Ferroglobus placidus DSM 10642 window:
- a CDS encoding DUF2070 family protein, with the protein MIDPELLEKFYTKVFSVPRKRITVSIALVTIVIASYLNGTSSKIFFVERYFFVGLSILISLMLVSRFLVSAFNSRRLFFLALFFLIFTEFFDFLAVQTGNEEIIVVAPASSAFIISTVLFFTSKRFSFFAPLAILLLVYPAAFLFSYQANHRFLAYLITSLAGIGMSFLFLKYLDKKFGRVEILPLLKKFLWYWLTNEEDELEREFEKYSKEFEGKYAKVKIGDVVLHAANVHPGPLRNLGGSKLVKKVMTKKKNVFLHAASMHSENPISVKELEKLVDKENYEEVKAKKPYRIEGKRFWVKVYPFSDFSLVIVHGKNYMDDLPFELQAVAEKVYGNCVLIDSHSCYGKELGVEDILEIEELFKAKESEEAELSYHYDELFVETESICSKVAVLLLNYSGEKHAIVVFDSNNVSCHVRNEVLKIFEERGYDADVLSTDNHEKTGVSPRKSYKAVGEEEKFLLEFFKKVLEEASFEKAHPQVMVEKFRVKVMGREFFEDLERAFKEIGEKAMYLFFFLMFLNPLLAYVLARIII; encoded by the coding sequence ATGATAGATCCCGAGCTGCTCGAAAAGTTTTACACCAAAGTATTTTCAGTCCCGAGAAAGAGAATTACCGTCTCCATCGCCCTCGTCACGATAGTCATAGCCTCCTACTTGAACGGAACTTCGAGCAAAATATTCTTCGTCGAAAGGTACTTTTTCGTTGGACTTTCCATTTTAATTTCTCTAATGCTCGTCTCGAGGTTTTTGGTTTCAGCTTTCAACTCGAGGAGGCTCTTCTTTTTAGCCCTCTTCTTTCTAATTTTCACGGAATTTTTTGACTTCTTAGCTGTCCAAACCGGAAACGAGGAGATTATCGTTGTTGCTCCTGCCTCCTCGGCTTTCATAATCTCTACCGTCCTATTCTTCACGTCAAAGAGGTTCAGCTTTTTTGCTCCCCTTGCAATACTTCTTCTCGTTTATCCAGCAGCGTTCTTATTTTCCTATCAAGCGAATCACAGATTTTTAGCCTATCTTATAACGTCTCTGGCTGGAATCGGAATGTCCTTCCTCTTCTTAAAATATCTCGACAAAAAGTTTGGAAGAGTTGAAATTCTCCCTCTCCTCAAAAAATTCCTCTGGTACTGGCTTACAAATGAGGAGGATGAGCTCGAGAGGGAGTTTGAAAAATACTCTAAGGAGTTCGAAGGAAAATACGCGAAGGTGAAAATTGGAGACGTGGTTTTACATGCTGCAAACGTCCATCCGGGTCCTTTAAGAAATCTCGGAGGAAGTAAGCTCGTAAAAAAGGTAATGACGAAGAAAAAGAACGTTTTTCTTCACGCAGCCTCTATGCATTCCGAAAATCCGATTTCCGTAAAAGAGCTCGAAAAGCTCGTTGATAAAGAAAACTACGAGGAAGTAAAAGCTAAAAAACCCTACAGGATTGAGGGAAAAAGATTCTGGGTTAAAGTTTATCCTTTTTCAGATTTTAGCTTGGTAATAGTTCACGGCAAAAATTACATGGACGACTTGCCTTTCGAGCTTCAAGCTGTTGCTGAGAAAGTTTACGGGAACTGCGTTCTGATAGACTCCCACAGCTGCTACGGAAAAGAGTTAGGAGTTGAAGATATTCTTGAGATCGAAGAGCTTTTCAAAGCTAAGGAAAGTGAGGAAGCTGAGCTTTCTTACCACTACGACGAGCTTTTCGTTGAGACCGAATCTATATGCAGTAAGGTGGCGGTTCTGCTTTTAAACTACTCCGGAGAAAAGCACGCTATCGTTGTTTTCGACTCAAATAACGTTTCCTGCCATGTGAGAAATGAAGTGCTGAAAATTTTCGAGGAGAGGGGATACGATGCTGATGTCCTCTCAACCGATAACCACGAAAAAACCGGAGTTTCGCCAAGAAAAAGCTACAAAGCAGTGGGAGAGGAAGAAAAATTCCTTCTCGAATTTTTCAAAAAGGTTCTGGAGGAGGCGAGTTTCGAAAAAGCACATCCGCAAGTTATGGTTGAGAAGTTCAGAGTAAAGGTGATGGGAAGGGAATTTTTCGAAGATCTCGAGAGAGCTTTTAAAGAGATCGGAGAGAAAGCTATGTATCTCTTCTTTTTCCTGATGTTCCTCAATCCGCTTTTGGCTTATGTGCTTGCGAGAATAATAATATAG
- a CDS encoding ATP-binding protein, translating to MMKMVFSMKSTSMDLKREHAEILKAIINAYPHPAFIVDQDFTIVDVNEKFVSDFKNAVGEKCYKAIHNLDEPALECPVRESISKGFVGIEKEVYLKEEGKWYEYCAYPFKVGNRWLFIVVMRDITSKKLSEEMEEDRLKFLAGANEILQFVGKMIRHDLINQLNSIISALEIKDELGDEKFVKIIRSAAERGVDILKKTKDIEKFFRMKKVNVREVVENVSREFNADIEVIGDCEVWASEALGSVFENLFSNSIKHGKATKITVEMKCSDEWCEIVVSDNGTGIPEEIRERIFEEGFSYGVGGGTGIGLFITKHIVEMCGGEIKLLDNSDGNAF from the coding sequence ATGATGAAGATGGTGTTCTCGATGAAAAGCACTTCCATGGACTTGAAGAGAGAGCATGCTGAAATTCTAAAAGCGATCATCAACGCTTATCCCCATCCAGCTTTTATCGTCGATCAGGATTTTACGATTGTGGATGTGAACGAAAAGTTCGTGAGTGATTTTAAAAATGCTGTAGGGGAGAAGTGCTATAAGGCAATACATAATCTCGACGAACCGGCTTTGGAGTGTCCGGTAAGGGAGTCAATTTCTAAGGGGTTCGTTGGAATTGAAAAGGAGGTATATTTAAAGGAAGAGGGCAAATGGTACGAGTACTGTGCGTATCCATTTAAAGTCGGAAATCGATGGTTGTTCATCGTAGTAATGCGAGACATAACGAGCAAAAAACTCAGTGAGGAGATGGAAGAAGATAGATTGAAGTTCTTAGCTGGAGCGAACGAAATTTTGCAGTTTGTCGGGAAGATGATAAGGCACGACTTGATAAATCAGCTGAACTCGATAATTTCTGCCCTCGAAATTAAAGATGAGCTCGGAGATGAGAAGTTCGTGAAAATAATAAGGAGTGCCGCAGAGAGGGGCGTGGACATTTTAAAGAAAACGAAAGATATAGAGAAGTTCTTTAGGATGAAGAAAGTAAACGTCAGAGAAGTCGTTGAAAACGTTTCGAGAGAGTTTAATGCTGATATAGAAGTAATTGGAGACTGCGAAGTATGGGCGAGTGAAGCTTTGGGGTCGGTTTTTGAAAACCTCTTCTCCAATTCGATAAAACACGGAAAAGCTACGAAAATTACCGTAGAGATGAAGTGTTCCGACGAGTGGTGCGAGATCGTAGTTTCGGATAACGGAACGGGAATTCCGGAAGAGATCAGGGAGAGAATATTCGAAGAGGGGTTCAGTTACGGTGTTGGCGGTGGTACCGGAATTGGACTGTTCATAACGAAACACATCGTAGAAATGTGTGGGGGAGAAATAAAGCTCCTCGACAACTCAGACGGAAACGCTTTTTGA
- a CDS encoding PAS domain S-box protein, with amino-acid sequence MTDLETTHTTYFVPGVVITDSDYNILFWNRTAESLFNIKMEEVLGKNLKEILERIGAGRLFDAISKGEKKVVEINTGLKSLYIFAFSEKVNVGGTEYLVIFIEEITEEIRKKRIHELIVNNVRDVIALVDFEGKIHYASPSITIVLGYSVEEVAGKSVFEFVHPEDLEAMKRIFQEAVSMGVGKATCRVKRKDGTYIWVEAVGKVISFEEKIGVISARDVTETVTLEKLLRVINNVGKVIVHAKDEESLLSNVCNELATFFPAVSIWLKDEGLTKSCGKDFEICNFAEKVAKEKKILFETCEVCGKVKAAFPMVADSELKGVLVTCLDRRQKLDEENLQMLDVLANDIAFAIKALKLEEAKRKAYRQIEDNIYKFAILVDEIKNPLTAIMGLAEEKVEDEEVKKKIIEQVERIKNIVKKLDEGWLESEKVREFLRRYL; translated from the coding sequence ATGACAGATTTGGAAACAACACATACTACATACTTCGTTCCGGGGGTTGTAATTACCGACTCTGACTACAACATCCTTTTCTGGAATAGAACTGCCGAAAGCTTGTTCAACATAAAAATGGAAGAAGTTCTCGGAAAAAACTTGAAAGAGATTTTGGAGAGGATTGGTGCGGGAAGATTGTTCGATGCTATATCTAAAGGCGAGAAGAAAGTCGTGGAGATAAATACAGGATTAAAAAGTCTGTACATCTTCGCTTTTTCAGAAAAGGTTAACGTAGGGGGAACCGAGTATTTAGTGATATTCATTGAGGAGATCACTGAGGAAATTAGAAAAAAGAGGATCCACGAACTTATCGTGAACAACGTTAGAGATGTTATTGCTCTTGTTGATTTCGAAGGTAAAATACACTACGCATCCCCTTCCATAACAATTGTTCTCGGCTACAGCGTGGAGGAAGTTGCTGGAAAGAGCGTTTTTGAGTTTGTCCATCCAGAAGATCTCGAAGCGATGAAACGAATTTTTCAAGAAGCGGTAAGTATGGGAGTTGGTAAAGCAACTTGCAGAGTTAAAAGGAAAGATGGAACGTACATCTGGGTTGAAGCTGTAGGGAAAGTTATTTCCTTTGAAGAAAAAATCGGAGTAATATCCGCGAGAGACGTAACCGAGACGGTAACACTTGAAAAACTTTTGAGGGTTATAAACAACGTTGGAAAAGTAATCGTTCACGCAAAAGACGAAGAAAGCTTGCTCAGCAACGTTTGTAATGAACTGGCTACGTTTTTTCCAGCCGTTTCCATATGGCTGAAGGACGAGGGATTGACTAAAAGCTGCGGAAAAGATTTTGAGATATGCAATTTCGCTGAAAAGGTTGCAAAAGAAAAGAAAATTTTGTTTGAAACCTGCGAAGTCTGTGGAAAAGTAAAAGCGGCGTTTCCAATGGTTGCTGACAGCGAACTTAAAGGTGTTTTGGTAACCTGCCTCGATCGAAGGCAGAAGCTTGATGAAGAGAACTTGCAGATGCTCGATGTGCTGGCTAACGACATAGCTTTTGCGATAAAGGCACTGAAACTTGAGGAGGCGAAAAGAAAAGCGTACAGACAGATTGAGGATAATATATACAAATTTGCGATTCTCGTCGATGAGATAAAAAACCCGCTTACGGCAATAATGGGGCTTGCCGAGGAAAAAGTGGAGGATGAGGAGGTAAAAAAAAAGATAATTGAGCAGGTGGAGAGGATAAAAAACATCGTCAAAAAGCTTGATGAGGGCTGGCTCGAATCGGAAAAGGTTAGAGAGTTCCTGAGACGCTACCTCTGA
- a CDS encoding cytochrome c-type biogenesis protein CcmH produces MKIAAIILTALLIYPVSAQIGEKSVEELIYCPCGCGEILANCHCETATEVKKDIQRKILAGSKPEDVLSEYMKIYGASILVKNEEVVKSKKDETLYLYLAGIGVTAAIAYAIGKSSRKTEDWKLKKR; encoded by the coding sequence ATGAAAATAGCGGCGATAATTCTTACGGCATTGCTGATATACCCGGTTTCGGCTCAAATAGGTGAGAAGAGTGTTGAAGAGTTAATTTACTGTCCGTGCGGATGCGGTGAAATTCTTGCAAACTGCCACTGCGAAACTGCAACAGAAGTAAAGAAGGACATCCAGAGAAAAATTCTCGCCGGTTCAAAGCCAGAGGACGTTTTAAGCGAATACATGAAAATTTACGGTGCGAGCATCCTCGTAAAGAATGAAGAAGTTGTTAAGTCGAAGAAGGACGAAACTCTTTATCTATACTTGGCTGGGATAGGCGTGACTGCTGCAATAGCTTACGCTATAGGAAAATCTTCGAGAAAGACTGAAGATTGGAAACTCAAAAAGAGGTGA